The following are encoded together in the Streptomyces tendae genome:
- a CDS encoding glycoside hydrolase family 76 protein produces MLRTLLTRATAPVVCAGLLWTAAPAHAQTPERGARPISSSEWADRATSTYRTLQQYFYEGPEAHGLYLEHTPRQTTDPEHSYLWPFREAAQAAVDMQELPRTGASYRRDAAERFDTAELYFGGGERPGYESYLPAPLGTGGDIYYDDNAVVALTQLDQYEETGDARYLERAERVVPVVSRAWDDDTAKACPGGMDWYDSPNNTIRATNVTALSAQLAARLYEHTRDRAYLAKAEQWYGWVYSCMRKAPGLYINDRGDDGSVNETLWTYNSGAMIGTATALYRGTGDAAYLKKAVDDARGSLAYWTEGSRLHDQPAVFNAFYFKDLLDLDDVRPDPAYLKAMSGYADSTYRSNRDTSTGLFRFQPSNGGDYDPDAPAATLNQSAMVQIFATLADATRQGRRNS; encoded by the coding sequence ATGCTGCGCACGCTGCTCACCCGCGCCACCGCTCCCGTCGTCTGCGCCGGCCTGCTCTGGACCGCCGCCCCCGCGCACGCCCAGACCCCCGAACGCGGCGCCCGCCCGATCTCCTCCTCGGAGTGGGCCGACCGCGCCACCAGCACCTACCGGACCCTGCAGCAGTACTTCTACGAGGGCCCCGAGGCCCACGGCCTGTACCTGGAACACACCCCTAGGCAGACCACCGACCCCGAGCACTCCTACCTGTGGCCCTTCCGCGAGGCCGCTCAGGCAGCCGTCGACATGCAGGAACTGCCGCGCACCGGGGCGTCCTACCGGCGCGACGCGGCCGAGCGGTTCGACACGGCCGAGCTCTACTTCGGCGGGGGAGAGCGCCCCGGCTACGAGTCCTATCTGCCCGCTCCCTTGGGCACGGGCGGCGACATCTACTACGACGACAACGCCGTGGTGGCCCTGACCCAGCTCGACCAGTACGAGGAGACCGGCGACGCACGGTACCTGGAGCGGGCCGAACGGGTCGTACCCGTCGTCTCCCGCGCATGGGACGACGACACCGCCAAGGCGTGCCCGGGCGGCATGGACTGGTACGACTCACCGAACAACACCATCCGGGCCACCAACGTCACCGCCCTCTCCGCCCAACTCGCCGCCCGGCTCTACGAGCACACCCGCGACCGCGCCTACCTCGCCAAGGCCGAGCAGTGGTACGGCTGGGTGTACTCCTGCATGCGCAAGGCGCCCGGCCTGTACATCAACGACCGCGGTGACGACGGCAGCGTCAACGAGACCCTGTGGACCTACAACTCCGGAGCCATGATCGGCACCGCCACCGCCCTCTACCGCGGCACCGGTGACGCCGCGTACCTGAAGAAGGCCGTGGACGACGCACGCGGCTCCCTGGCGTACTGGACCGAGGGAAGCCGACTGCACGACCAGCCCGCCGTCTTCAACGCCTTTTACTTCAAAGACCTGCTCGACCTGGACGACGTCCGCCCCGACCCCGCTTACCTGAAGGCCATGAGTGGCTACGCGGACAGCACGTACCGGTCCAACCGGGACACCTCCACCGGCCTGTTCCGCTTCCAGCCCTCCAACGGAGGCGACTACGACCCGGATGCGCCGGCCGCGACACTCAACCAGTCGGCCATGGTCCAGATCTTCGCCACCCTCGCCGACGCCACCCGCCAGGGTCGCCGCAACTCCTGA
- a CDS encoding carbohydrate ABC transporter permease has translation MSLGRVLRNAAIVTLAVLWLIPTWLLLVNAAVPAESYSGSPHWLPQDFGLFDNMSQAWDKANLGPSLGNSLLYSVVSAGAAAVIAGLAAFATIIMPVKRQALWFWVIYAGTLLPLQVFIRPLFLSYARTSLYDTQVGLVLIYTAVAIPFAFFVMRNYALTLPREIVEAARMDGASWWRVFWQIHVPLTRSAMIAVFVFQFVAVWNDLLFGITMVTSRNIRPVMAALADLQGNYSNVGPPIVLAGALLVSLPTVVLFFSAQRFFVSSLKIHR, from the coding sequence ATGTCCCTCGGCCGAGTTCTGCGCAACGCCGCCATCGTGACACTGGCCGTGCTGTGGCTGATCCCCACCTGGCTCCTTCTCGTCAACGCGGCAGTGCCCGCGGAGAGTTACTCCGGCAGCCCGCACTGGCTGCCCCAGGACTTCGGGTTGTTCGACAACATGTCCCAGGCCTGGGACAAGGCCAACCTGGGCCCCTCGCTGGGCAACAGCCTCCTGTACTCCGTGGTCAGCGCGGGGGCCGCCGCGGTGATCGCCGGCCTCGCCGCCTTCGCCACGATCATCATGCCGGTCAAACGGCAGGCCCTGTGGTTCTGGGTCATCTACGCCGGCACGCTGCTGCCCCTGCAGGTCTTCATCCGCCCGCTGTTCCTGTCCTACGCGCGCACCTCGCTGTACGACACCCAGGTCGGGCTCGTACTGATCTACACGGCGGTCGCCATCCCGTTCGCCTTCTTCGTCATGCGCAACTACGCGCTGACGCTGCCGCGGGAGATCGTCGAGGCCGCACGCATGGACGGTGCGTCGTGGTGGCGGGTGTTCTGGCAGATCCACGTCCCGCTGACCAGGTCCGCCATGATCGCTGTGTTCGTGTTCCAGTTCGTGGCCGTCTGGAACGACCTGCTGTTCGGCATCACCATGGTCACGAGCCGCAACATCCGGCCCGTGATGGCCGCGCTCGCCGACCTTCAGGGCAACTACTCCAACGTCGGACCGCCCATCGTGCTGGCCGGGGCCCTGCTGGTCTCGCTGCCCACCGTGGTGCTGTTCTTCTCCGCCCAGCGCTTCTTCGTCAGCAGCCTCAAGATCCACCGCTGA